GGCAAATCATGAACATCCGTTTTCGTTTATCCGCGCTGATTTTCTGTTTGGTGTTGTTAGTGGCCGGCACTGTTTCTGCGCAGGCAGAAAACTGGCGCATCGACACCGACCATTCCAGCATTTATTTCGATACCCGCCACACCCTGGCAACGGTGCGGGGGCAGTTTAAGGGATTTACCGGAACCGTGGATTTTGATCCCGACAATATCACAGCCGGCAGTGTTGATTTCACTGTCAAGGTGGACACCATTAATACCGGTATCGCCAAGCGCGACAATCACCTGCGTTCCGATGATTTTTTCGCCGCCGG
Above is a window of Desulfosalsimonas propionicica DNA encoding:
- a CDS encoding YceI family protein, giving the protein MNIRFRLSALIFCLVLLVAGTVSAQAENWRIDTDHSSIYFDTRHTLATVRGQFKGFTGTVDFDPDNITAGSVDFTVKVDTINTGIAKRDNHLRSDDFFAAGQYPEMTFSSTDIRHMEDNRYIMEGDLTVRDVTRQVEIPFTFLGKQDNPMEKGQEVAGFEAEFTINRLDYNVGDGRFAEMGVVEKQVRVLVALELLRDK